Proteins from one Dysgonomonas sp. HDW5A genomic window:
- the eno gene encoding phosphopyruvate hydratase has protein sequence MRIERIFGREILDSRGNPTIEVDVTLECGAFGRAAVPSGASTGEHEALELRDGDKKRYLGKGVQKAVANVNTVIAPALIGDCALDQRGVDLKMIALDGTPTKSKLGANAILGVSLAVAKAAANALDIPLYRYIGGTNTYTLPVPMMNIINGGSHSDAPIAFQEFMIRPVGAASFKEGLRMGAEIFHALAKEFKSRGLSTAVGDEGGFAPKLNGTEDALESILKAIKAAGYEPAKDVTIALDCAASEFFDKTAKVYDYTKFEGPNAAKRTSAEQAAFLKELSEKYPIDSIEDGMDENDWDGWKNLTDAIGDKVQLVGDDLFVTNVDFLKKGIELGCANSILIKVNQIGSLTETLDAIEMAHRAGYTSVTSHRSGETEDATIADIAVATNSGQIKTGSLSRSDRMAKYNQLLRIEEELGDKAVYGYKRVQRKK, from the coding sequence ATGAGAATCGAACGTATTTTCGGACGTGAAATCTTGGACTCAAGAGGAAATCCAACAATCGAAGTTGACGTAACACTAGAGTGTGGTGCATTTGGACGTGCTGCTGTTCCTTCAGGAGCATCTACAGGAGAGCATGAAGCTCTTGAACTTCGTGATGGAGACAAAAAAAGATACTTAGGTAAAGGTGTACAAAAAGCTGTAGCGAACGTAAACACTGTTATCGCTCCTGCACTTATTGGAGACTGTGCTTTGGATCAAAGAGGTGTTGACCTTAAAATGATCGCTCTTGACGGAACTCCTACTAAATCTAAATTGGGTGCTAACGCTATTCTTGGTGTTTCTTTAGCTGTTGCTAAAGCTGCTGCCAATGCTCTAGATATTCCATTGTACCGTTATATTGGTGGTACTAATACGTATACTCTTCCTGTACCTATGATGAACATCATCAATGGTGGATCTCACTCTGATGCTCCTATCGCATTCCAAGAGTTTATGATTCGTCCGGTTGGTGCTGCTTCTTTCAAAGAAGGTTTGAGAATGGGTGCTGAAATTTTCCACGCTCTTGCAAAAGAATTCAAAAGCAGAGGTCTTAGTACTGCTGTTGGTGACGAAGGTGGTTTTGCTCCTAAATTAAACGGTACTGAAGATGCTCTTGAATCGATCCTTAAAGCTATCAAGGCTGCAGGATATGAGCCAGCTAAAGACGTAACTATCGCTCTTGACTGTGCTGCTTCTGAATTCTTCGATAAAACTGCTAAAGTTTACGATTACACTAAATTTGAAGGTCCTAACGCAGCAAAACGTACTTCTGCTGAACAAGCTGCTTTCTTGAAAGAACTTTCTGAAAAATATCCTATCGATTCTATCGAAGACGGTATGGACGAAAACGATTGGGACGGATGGAAAAACCTTACTGATGCTATCGGCGACAAAGTACAACTTGTTGGAGACGACTTGTTTGTAACTAATGTTGATTTCTTGAAAAAAGGTATCGAACTAGGTTGTGCTAACTCAATCCTTATCAAAGTTAACCAAATCGGTTCTCTTACTGAAACATTGGATGCTATCGAAATGGCTCACCGTGCAGGTTACACTTCGGTAACTTCTCACCGTTCGGGTGAAACTGAAGATGCTACAATTGCTGACATCGCAGTTGCAACTAACTCAGGACAAATCAAAACTGGTTCTTTGAGCCGTTCTGACCGTATGGCTAAATACAACCAACTACTTCGTATCGAAGAAGAATTGGGTGACAAAGCTGTATATGGTTACAAACGTGTACAACGCAAAAAATAA